The genomic region CGGGCCGCACGGCGGTGACCGCCGCCTGCTGCGCTTCCTGCAGTACGGCGTACGTCGCGGCCACGTCCGGGTCCCGCGGCTCGCCGACCGCGTAGGTCCGGGTGGAGTCGGAGTTGTAGCCGGAGTCCAGTGGTCCCCCGATGTCGACCACGACCACGTCGCCGGTCTCGATCACCCGGTCGGACACGTCGTGGTGCGGGCTGGCGCCGTTCGGCCCGGAGCCGACGATCACGAAGTCCGCCACCACGTGCCCTTCCTCGACGATCGCCGCCGCGAGGTCCGCGCCGACCTCCGCCTCGGTGCGGCCGGCCCGGAGAAACTCGGGAACGCGGGCGTGCACCCGGTCGATCGCTGCGCCGGCCGCGCGGAGTTCCGCGATCTCGGTCGCGTCCTTGCGCATCCGCAGCTCCCGGACGATCGGACCGGCCAGCACCTGCTCGGCCGCCGGCAGCGCGTCACGCAACGCCAGCACGTGCAGGGCGGGAGCGAAGTCGCTGACCGCCACCCGCTCGGGCCTGCCCAGCCGGTCGGCGACCAGGGCGTACGCGTTGTCGCCGTCGACCCAGGTAAGCACTTCCACGCCCAGCTCGGCCAGCGGCACATCGGCGTACCCGGGACCCTCGAGCTTCGGTACGACGAGCGCGGGCACGCCGTCGGCCGGCAGCACCAGCGCGGTGAGCCGCTCGAACGAACCGCCGCCCTGGCCGAGCAGGTACCGCAGGTCGGAACCGGGCGCGATCACCAGCCCGGTCCCGGCAGCGACCTCGCGGGCACGGTCCAGGCGGGCGCGAAGAACGGCAGGCGCGGGAGCGTTCTGGTGCAGAGAGCGTCGTGACATGCAACCGACTCTAGGTCAGCGCCGCCGTCGGACCGGCTTCGCCGTCGCCGCGCCGGAACTGTCCCCGCCGCCTGTTAGAACTGCAGCCCGTCGATCTCAGGAGGCCGCGATGACCCTTCACCACCTCAGCTGCGGCGAGGGCGTGCCGGTACTGGCCGTGCACGGCTGGACCCCCGACCACCGCCTGATGAGCGGATGCCTGGAGCCGGTCTTCACCGATCTGCCCGGCTACCGGCGGATCTACCCTGATCTACCGGGCATGGGCCGCAGCCCGGCGGGATCGATCGACAGCTCCGACGGGATGCTCGACGCGCTGCTGTCTTTCGTGGACGACGAAATCGGCACCGAGCCGTTCCTCCTGCTGGGCGAGTCGTACGGCGGCTACCTCGCGCGCGGTCTGGTGGCCCGCCGGCCGGAGCAGGTGCTGGGTCTCGGGCTGATCTGCCCGATCGGGGTGGCCGTCGAGCACGCCGAGCGCACGGTGCCCGACCACGTCGTCCTGCGATCCGATGCGTCGTTGCTGGACGGGTTGACCGAGCAGGTCGCGGCCGACTTCACCGAGATCACCGTCGTCCAGACCGCGGAGACTCTGCGCGCCTTCCTCGACGACGTGCTGCCCGGGCTGGAGCTGGCCGACACCGAGGCGATGGGCAGGATCCGCCAGAACTGGACGCTGACGACGCCGCCGGAGAGCGGTCCGGCGTACGAGCGGCCGACGCTGATCCTGTGCGGACGCCAGGACTCCTCCACCGGGTACGAGGACCAGTGGCCGCTGCTGCCGCACTACCCGCGCGCGACGTACGCCGTCCTGGACGCGGCCGGGCACAACTTGCAGATCGAGCAGCCGGAGCTGTTCGCGGTTCTGCTGCGCGACTGGCTGCGCAGGGTATCGCTGGAATCTACCAGCCGGTAATGTCGGTGCCATGGACAAACGCCCGCCGGGATGGCCACTGCTCGTCGCGCTGGTCAACGGCTGCGGCGGGGTCACCGACGACCGGCTCACGACGGCCGTCCGGGACAAGGTCGTCCTGGTCACCGGGGCGTCGTACGGGATCGGCGAGGCGACGGCCAAGCGGTTGGCCGCGGCCGGTGCGACCGTGCTGCTGGTGGCGCGCACGGCCGCTCAGTTGCAGGCTGTCGCGACGGAGATCCGTACGGCGGGCGGCCGGGCGCGGGTCCACCCGGCGAACTTGGCCGATCCGGCCGCGATCGAGCGGCTGGTCACCGAGGTGCTCAGGGATCACGGCGGTGTCGACGTGCTGGTCAGCAACGCCGGGAAGTCGATCCGGCGGTCGGTCGCAGACTCGTACCAGCGGTTCCACGACATCGAGCGGACGAACTCGGTCAACTACCTGGGCCCGGCCAAGCTCGTGCTCGAACTGCTGCCGTCGATGCGCGAGCGCCGGACGGGGCACATCGTGAACGTGTCGACCGCCGGGGTGCGCACGCCGCCGCTGGCCAGGTGGTCGGCGTACCTGGCGTCCAAGAGCGCGTTCGACGTGTGGTTGCGGTGCATCTCGCAGGAGCTGCGGCACGACGGGGTGACGACGTCGACGGTGTACATGGGGTTGGTGCACACGCGGATGAGCGAGCCGACGCCGTTGCTGAACAGGATGCCGGGGCTGACCCCGGAGCAGGCGGCCGACCAGGTCTGCCGCGCGGTCGCAGACCGGCCGAACAACATCACACCGCCGTTCGTGCGGCCGGCCGAGGCGCTGGGCAACCTCCTGCGGGTGCCGACGGACCGCCTGTTCGAGGCGTACTTCCGGCGCACGTCGACGCGGAAGCCACCGTCGTGAGGCCGCCGGTCCGGCCGATCGGGCCTTGGCGACCGCCGGAGGCGCTGGTGCGGGGTGCGGTCGAGGTAGGCGGGGTGTCGGCGGCGTTGATCCGGTCCGGGGTCTGGCGGTCGGTCGGTCCGGGGCGGCTGCCCGGGATCGAGCGGGCGCTGCGGCGCTGGGGCCAGTCGATGGCCGCGCTCGGGGCGATCGCAGCGATCCGCTTCCCCGACCGGGCGGGGGTGATCGACGAGCAGGGCCGGCTGACCTACCGCGAGCTGGATCGCTGGGTCGCCGGGATCGCGGCCGGCCTGCGGGCGGAGTACGGGATCGTTGCCGGGGGCAAGGTCGCGGTGCTGTGCCGGAACCACCGGTACTTCCTGGCCGCGACGCTGGCGGCGTCCCGGCTGGGCGCGGACGTGCTGTTCGTGAACACCGAGTTCGCGCGGCCGCAGCTGGCCGCCGTACTGGACAAGCACCGGCCGGACCTGCTGGTGCACGACGAGGAGTTCGCCGTCGACTTCGACGTGCCGCGGGTCGTGGCGTGGAGCGATGGCGAGAGCGGGCTCGACGCGCTGGCCGCGCCCGACGCTCCGGAGCCGCCGCCTCCGGATCGGCCGGGGCACATCACGATCCTCACCTCCGGCACCACCGGTACGCCGAAGGCCGCGCCGCGCGCTCCGACCGCGCTCGGGCTCGCCGGGCTGACGGTGACCGCTCTGCAACGCTTCGGCCTGCGTGCGGGTGAGCCGATGGTGATCTGCCCGCCGCTCTTCCACGGTCTCGGACTGCTGAACTCGATGCTCGCGCTGTTCCTCGGCTCACCCCTCGTGCTCACCCGCCGGTACGACGCCACGGCGGTGCTCGCCGCCGTCGCCGCGAACCGGGCCGGCTCGGTGATCGCCGTACCGGTGATGCTGCAACGCATGCTCGACATCCCCGCGGACGAGGTCGCGCAGCACGACCTGACGTCGCTGCGGTCCGTCGTGTCCGGCGCTTCCGCGTTGCCGCCGACGCTGGCCGGGCAGTTCATCGCACGGTTCGGCCCGGTGCTGTGCGACGCGTACGGGTCGAGCGAGATCGGCATCGCCACCATCGCGTCGTCCGCGGATCTGCTCGAAGCGCCGGGAACCGTCGGCCGGCCGTGTCTCGGCAGCTCCATCCGCATCCTCGACCCCGACAACCGCCCGCTGCCGGCCGGCCGGACCGGGCGAATCTTCGCCGGCGGCGGACTGGTCTTCGGCGGCTACTCCGACGGCACCAGCAAAGTCGTGGTCGACGGCCGGATGAGCACCGGCGACCTCGGTCATCTGGACACCACCGGCCGGCTGTTCGTCGACGGCCGCGAGGACGACATGATCGTCTCCGGCGGCGAGAACGTGTATCCCGCCGAGGTCGAGCACTGCCTGCTCGCCCACCCGGCCGTCGAGGACGCCGCCGCCGTCGGCGTACCGGACGAGCAGTTCGGCCAGCGCCTGATCGCGTACGTCGTGCTTCGCACACCGACGCCGGCCATCGCCGACGACCTCATCGACCACGTCCGCAGGAACCTCGCCCGCTTCAAGGCACCCCGCGAGATCGTGGTCGTCGACAGCCTCCCTCGCACCGCCACCGGCAAGGTCCTCAAGCGCGACCTGCCCCAGCCTTGATTCACCGGAAAACGTCTCCGAGCAAGGCGTAGGTCTCGGGAGGCGCACCGTGGGCGCACGCCAACGACAGCGTCAGCTGCCGCGCTGCGTCACCGGAGTGATAGCTCCACGTGCGATAGCCGAAGATCCCGCCGGAGTGTCCCCAGACCGTCAGATCAGGCAGTTCCAGCCGGCTGACACCGCAACCGCCACGGTGATAGGCAGCGTCCGTTGGCACTGTCGACTGCAGCGTTTCGAGCTCTGCCGGGCTGAGCAGCACACCGGTGAGAAGCGCGGCGTAGAAGCGGTTGAGATCCGCTGCGGTCGACACGATCGCACCTGCTGCCCAGGCCTGGGATGGGTCGAAGTTGGTGATGTCCACGAGCTCGCCGTTGACCGGCAGGTAGCCGCGGGCGTGCGGCTCGGGTAGCTCCATCTCACCGTTGGGGAGGTAGGTCTGACGCAGCTCAAGCGGAGCGAGGATGCGCTGCTGCAGCTCCGTCCCGTACGACTGACGGGCGGCTGCCTCGATCACGAGGCCGAACAGGATGTTGAATGCCGCTCGTGTGGTTCAGGAGCTGGCCAAGGGTGATTTCGTCCCCATCCGGCACCAGGCCGGGCAGCCATCGATCGATCGGGTCGTCCACCGAGAGAACGCCCTCACCGACCAACTGCAGCACGACGGTCGCGGTGAAGGTCTTGGTGACGCTCCCGATCCGGAAGTGGCCCGCCGGGTCGACCTGACGTCCGGTGCCCAGTTCGGCCACTCCGCTCGACCCGTACCAGCAGCCGTCCTGGTCGCGGTAGTGCAGCAGGGCTCCGGCGGCGCCGGCCGCGATGAGCTCGTCGAGCACGTGCTGGAGATGCTCGGTG from Kribbella flavida DSM 17836 harbors:
- a CDS encoding M24 family metallopeptidase; the protein is MSRRSLHQNAPAPAVLRARLDRAREVAAGTGLVIAPGSDLRYLLGQGGGSFERLTALVLPADGVPALVVPKLEGPGYADVPLAELGVEVLTWVDGDNAYALVADRLGRPERVAVSDFAPALHVLALRDALPAAEQVLAGPIVRELRMRKDATEIAELRAAGAAIDRVHARVPEFLRAGRTEAEVGADLAAAIVEEGHVVADFVIVGSGPNGASPHHDVSDRVIETGDVVVVDIGGPLDSGYNSDSTRTYAVGEPRDPDVAATYAVLQEAQQAAVTAVRPGVTAESIDRAAREVIEQAGFGQYFIHRTGHGIGLDVHEEPYVVAGNELVLEPGMAFSVEPGIYQPGRWGARIEDIVIVTDDGVESVNQRPHDLAVV
- a CDS encoding alpha/beta fold hydrolase, whose protein sequence is MTLHHLSCGEGVPVLAVHGWTPDHRLMSGCLEPVFTDLPGYRRIYPDLPGMGRSPAGSIDSSDGMLDALLSFVDDEIGTEPFLLLGESYGGYLARGLVARRPEQVLGLGLICPIGVAVEHAERTVPDHVVLRSDASLLDGLTEQVAADFTEITVVQTAETLRAFLDDVLPGLELADTEAMGRIRQNWTLTTPPESGPAYERPTLILCGRQDSSTGYEDQWPLLPHYPRATYAVLDAAGHNLQIEQPELFAVLLRDWLRRVSLESTSR
- a CDS encoding SDR family NAD(P)-dependent oxidoreductase, producing the protein MDKRPPGWPLLVALVNGCGGVTDDRLTTAVRDKVVLVTGASYGIGEATAKRLAAAGATVLLVARTAAQLQAVATEIRTAGGRARVHPANLADPAAIERLVTEVLRDHGGVDVLVSNAGKSIRRSVADSYQRFHDIERTNSVNYLGPAKLVLELLPSMRERRTGHIVNVSTAGVRTPPLARWSAYLASKSAFDVWLRCISQELRHDGVTTSTVYMGLVHTRMSEPTPLLNRMPGLTPEQAADQVCRAVADRPNNITPPFVRPAEALGNLLRVPTDRLFEAYFRRTSTRKPPS
- a CDS encoding AMP-binding protein, producing MRPPVRPIGPWRPPEALVRGAVEVGGVSAALIRSGVWRSVGPGRLPGIERALRRWGQSMAALGAIAAIRFPDRAGVIDEQGRLTYRELDRWVAGIAAGLRAEYGIVAGGKVAVLCRNHRYFLAATLAASRLGADVLFVNTEFARPQLAAVLDKHRPDLLVHDEEFAVDFDVPRVVAWSDGESGLDALAAPDAPEPPPPDRPGHITILTSGTTGTPKAAPRAPTALGLAGLTVTALQRFGLRAGEPMVICPPLFHGLGLLNSMLALFLGSPLVLTRRYDATAVLAAVAANRAGSVIAVPVMLQRMLDIPADEVAQHDLTSLRSVVSGASALPPTLAGQFIARFGPVLCDAYGSSEIGIATIASSADLLEAPGTVGRPCLGSSIRILDPDNRPLPAGRTGRIFAGGGLVFGGYSDGTSKVVVDGRMSTGDLGHLDTTGRLFVDGREDDMIVSGGENVYPAEVEHCLLAHPAVEDAAAVGVPDEQFGQRLIAYVVLRTPTPAIADDLIDHVRRNLARFKAPREIVVVDSLPRTATGKVLKRDLPQP
- a CDS encoding serine hydrolase; this encodes MIEAAARQSYGTELQQRILAPLELRQTYLPNGEMELPEPHARGYLPVNGELVDITNFDPSQAWAAGAIVSTAADLNRFYAALLTGVLLSPAELETLQSTVPTDAAYHRGGCGVSRLELPDLTVWGHSGGIFGYRTWSYHSGDAARQLTLSLACAHGAPPETYALLGDVFR
- a CDS encoding serine hydrolase, translated to MPVTEHLQHVLDELIAAGAAGALLHYRDQDGCWYGSSGVAELGTGRQVDPAGHFRIGSVTKTFTATVVLQLVGEGVLSVDDPIDRWLPGLVPDGDEITLGQLLNHTSGIQHPVRPRDRGSRPSVVRDGAAAAHPRSA